In one Gracilinanus agilis isolate LMUSP501 chromosome 6, AgileGrace, whole genome shotgun sequence genomic region, the following are encoded:
- the LOC123251239 gene encoding olfactory receptor 5B12-like — protein MENGSEVKEFILVGLTDAPELQVPLFIIFTIIYLITLVGNVGMIILILWDPRLHTPMYFFLSNLSLTDLGYSSAITPKVIAGFLPGDKTISYSECAAQMFFFVHFVTIESYLLAVMAYDRQVAVCKPLHYTTTMTPSVCVRLVIGCYIFGFVCSSLHTANTFSLHFCNSNVIHHFFCDVPPLFVLSCSLTYVHELVLFFGVSFNASLTLFFIVKSYFSIFIAILRMRSAEGRQKAFSTCASHLTAVSIFYGTIIFMYLQPSSSHSMDSDKVASVFYTMVIPMLNPLVYSLRNKEVSNAFRKIMGRQNLS, from the coding sequence ATGGAGAATGGCTCAGAGGTGAAGGAGTTCATCCTTGTGGGATTGACAGATGCCCCTGAGCTTCAGGTCCCCCTCTTCATAATATTCACTATCATCTACCTCATCACCCTGGTGGGGAATGTGGGTATGATAATCCTGATATTGTGGGACCCCCGTCTCCACACACCCATGTACTTTTTCCTCAGTAACCTGTCTCTGACTGATCTTGGCTATTCTTCTGCCATTACTCCTAAAGTGATAGCTGGATTCCTCCCAGGGGACAAAACCATCTCCTATAGTGAATGTGCTGCACAAATGTTCTTCTTTGTGCACTTTGTCACTATTGAAAGTTATCTTCTGGCTGTTATGGCCTATGATCGTCAGGTAGCTGTGTGTAAGCCCCTCCATTACACCACCACCATGACACCCAGTGTGTGTGTCCGTCTAGTTATTGGATgctatatttttggttttgtttgttcgtCCCTTCACACAGCAAACACTTTCAGCCTTCACTTTTGTAATTCCAATGTGATCCATCACTTTTTCTGTGATGTCCCTCCCCTCTTTGTTCTCTCCTGCTCTCTTACATATGTCCATGAATTGGTTCTCTTCTTTGGTGTTAGTTTCAATGCTTCTCTTACCCTTTTTTTCATCGTGAaatcctatttttccattttcattgccATTTTGAGGATGCGTTCAGCTGAGGGTCGCCAGAAAGCATTTTCTACTTGTGCTTCTCATCTCACAGCTGTATCTATATTTTATGGAACAATAATCTTCATGTACTTACAACCTAGCTCTAGCCATTCCATGGACTCAGACAAAGTGGCTTCAGTATTCTACACCATGGTCATCCCCATGTTGAATCCTCTTGTCTATAGTCTAAGAAATAAAGAAGTCAGCAAtgcttttaggaaaatcatgGGAAGACAAAATCTTAGCTAG
- the LOC123251121 gene encoding olfactory receptor 5B12-like: MENSSEVKEFILVGLTDAPELQVPLFIMFTVIYVITLVGNLGMVVIISWDSRLHTPMYFFLSNLSLVDFGYSTAITPKVMASFLTGNKIISYNGCAAQMFFFVALATVESYLLAAMAYDRHAAVCKPLHYTTTMTPSVCAGLVIGSYVCGFLNSSIHTGDTFSLHFCNSNVVPHFFCDIPPLLALSCSNTHTSELVVFFVVGFNVFFAIFTILVSYLFIFIAILRMRSAEGRQKAFSTCASHLTAVSIFYGTIIFMYLQPSSSHSMDTDKMASVFYTMVIPMLNPLIYSLRNKEVKSAFRKIVEATKSSLSFSF, encoded by the coding sequence ATGGAGAATAGCTCAGAGGTGAAAGAGTTCATCCTTGTGGGATTAACAGATGCCCCAGAACTTCAGGTGCCCCTCTTCATAATGTTCACGGTCATCTATGTCATCACTCTGGTGGGAAACCTGGGAATGGTGGTGATCATCTCTTGGGACTCTCGTCTCCACACACCCATGTACTTTTTCCTCAGTAACCTCTCTCTGGTGGATTTTGGCTATTCTACAGCTATTACTCCTAAAGTGATGGCTAGCTTCCTCACAGGCAACAAAATCATCTCCTACAACGGATGTGCTGCACAAATGTTCTTCTTTGTGGCACTTGCCACTGTTGAAAGTTATCTCCTGGCAGCTATGGCCTATGATCGCCATGCAGCTGTGTGTAAACCCCTCCATTACACCACCACCATGACACCCAGTGTGTGTGCTGGTCTTGTCATTGGCTCCTATGTCTGTGGTTTTCTGAATTCCTCCATTCACACAGGAGACACTTTCAGCCTCCACTTCTGCAATTCCAATGTTGTTCCTCATTTTTTCTGTGATATTCCACCCCTTTTGGCTCTTTCTTGCTCCAATACACACACCAGTGAATTAGTTGTTTTCTTCGTTGTGGGATTCAATGTCTTTTTTGCTATTTTCACCATATTGGTATCCTATTTATTCATCTTCATAGCTATCCTGAGAATGCGCTCAGCTGAGGGTCGCCAGAAAGCCTTCTCTACCTGTGCTTCCCACCTCACAGCTGTGTCTATATTCTATGGGACCATCATTTTCATGTACTTACAACCCAGTTCTAGTCATTCTATGGACACAGACAAAATGGCTTCAGTATTCTACACCATGGTCATCCCCATGTTGAACCCTCTCATCTACAGCTTGAGGAACAAGGAGGTGAAGAGTGCTTTTAGGAAAATTGTCGAGGCTACAAAATCTTCATTAAGCTTCTCATTTTAA